ctAGGAGAGCCCAATGTCAGCATCTGAGGGAATGGGACCTGacttgaagaacatgagaaaGTCGGCAGAGCATGCCTCACAGCCTCTGGCCCCGAGCCTCATGCAAATCCAGAATAAGAAGCACCAGCAGAGGGGAGCTGTGGGGCATAGGGCTCCTCCCCCTGAAGAGGAGGACCCCAGGGTATGTGGACATTGGAGGCAATGGGAAGCCAGGGCCCGACACAGGTCAGAATCGTGGTGACGTCCTCTCAGATTGCCTCTACCACCCAATTCTCCCATTCCACCCCACGAGGACCTGCCCGGGCACCTCCTCTCAGCTTAGTCCTTTCCTAGGATGGGAGGAGTCATCTTTTGGAACCACTTGAAACCCATGCATCCCAACGTTTGTCCTGTTGTTGAAATCTGGCCCAGGCTCCTCAAGTTGCAACATCCAAACCTTCCTTCCAGTGCCCCTTCATAATAGGTGATTCCACAAACATGTTCTAGGACCTGAAAATCCCTAGAAATTCATGGCTCACAGGCCTGAGTTCCTGACCTACAACGAgaggaaactaagacttaaaATCTCTCTTTGTCTGTAAAAGGGCAGAGCTGGTTGTGGTTGGGCCGACTCCTGACAACTTGTGCTTTTCCACCGACAGCTGAAGTGTAAGGACTGTGGGGCTTTTGGACACACTGCGAGGAGCAGAAGATGCCCCATCAAGCGCTGGGATGGTGCGCTGGCCCCACAACCCTTGGgcccaaagaaggagaaggagaaccaggCACCAAGCAAGCCTAGGAATCTCCAGAACACAGGGGCCTGTGAGCAGCCATCCAGAAtgaagggccaggtgcagaggtgagggATGGGGAAGCTGGGATCCAAGCCTCGGACATGGAACTCCAGCGGGGTGGTGTCTCTCCTTCTCCACATAGTCCTCTCCACACATTCACATGCAGCTAATGACTGGGTCAGTGGAGAGAGATAGACTAGGACTCCATGTCCCAAAGCCAGAGCCTGCAGCACATTCTCCTGTGCATTCAattcagaaagggaagggggTCAGGGCAGCACTAGGAACATGACCACGGGAGGCACAAAAGCAATGTGTCCACATGGAACtacttagtggtaaatgagaaggGCTTCCTGGATGTAGGGACTGGGTGTTGTAGGAGGAAAGGCACAGACTTGGGGGAGAACCCAGGGTAGCACAAGAGACACTAAGAAAACGGGCACCTCTCATTTTGCTCCCTCCCCTGCATCCATCCAAATACCATCGTGTGTTCTGCAGGCAAGAAGACGAACAACGGGGAGAGGCTCTACTCCAGACATGGAGTACCTataggagaccccaggagaggcagcaaaccaaatggaaggaagagacagaacccagtgcctacctAAGGGTGAGTATGTGCATGGTGGCCTGCTCTTTTGGTGTCCTGGAGAAGCCTGATCAATTCCTTCTCTGTGGCCCTTCTGCCTGAGGGATTTGCTATCAACATTTAAGCCCCATGGGACTCAAGCTTGGGGGTCTTTCACATTTGCTCTTTCCAATTTTGTGTGgtacttttttcatcttccccatgACGTGGTGCATGGGCTCATGGGGCCAGAGTTGACTCCAACCTCTCAAAGGACACAATGTCCAATGCAGGCATATTCCTATTGAAAGTGGGAGAACACTCTCAGCTTCTGTAGGCCAACTCCTCAGTGGCCACATCTGCTGAGAGGAGCATTAGCCATCGACAtcccatggaagaacacacaaaaGAGCCCTGCCCATCTCAATGCATGAGACCTCCGATTAAGAACGGGATATTTCCCAATGTGCCCTGAAACATGTCACGTCGTTCTTGGAATGGGTCTTTGGCTGATAgccatggaggtggaggtggagcgcccctttcctttcctgggctgAGGACTTGTCTTCCTGTTCCACTCTATGTTCTGTAGCCGAATTCCTGTTTAGGTGGGCCTTGTTGGTGCTTGAGTGCAGGCACTCAGGAAAGTttcctgtgtttgtcttttcctccagaaACCCAGCAGGCCACTGCCCGTCCACACGACCAGGACGAGGTGTGTCCTGGGCTCCGTGTTGGAGAGTCAGCCTTGTGTCCAGAGCTCGGATGAGAGTCTCACCTTCACTAGCGCACATCCCTTTCAGAGACCCAAAGGTGGACTCCACTCAGGTCCCGGGATCCAGAATAAGCAGGATGTGAGCATCCCGGGCACCATCCAGCCGGCAGCAAGGCACTCAGGGCAGAACCCTGCCCTCCTTGGGAAGAAAGCACCTGAAACACCAGAGGttgtctcctctaaaattgcccaGACTTCTGGCAATATTCTCGGAGGGGGCCATGTGCTCCACCCTCCATCACTAGCCAGGGGTCCTGATGTGAGCAAAGagccctgcctgcagccagcagcatgtccacagggccagggccacaAACTCAGCCTCCGGGCCCCAGGCAAGAGACAAGCTCAGGTCCACATCCAGACTGGCCAGAACTCCCCAAAGAAACTCAGGCTGGGGCACAGTCCCACTCCACGGGGGAACACCTGCAGGCCAGGCTCGGAGGCTAGGAAGTCTCTGCCTGCTTGGCAA
This portion of the Urocitellus parryii isolate mUroPar1 chromosome 14, mUroPar1.hap1, whole genome shotgun sequence genome encodes:
- the LOC144250079 gene encoding protein FAM90A7-like, producing MEESPMSASEGMGPDLKNMRKSAEHASQPLAPSLMQIQNKKHQQRGAVGHRAPPPEEEDPRLKCKDCGAFGHTARSRRCPIKRWDGALAPQPLGPKKEKENQAPSKPRNLQNTGACEQPSRMKGQKPSRPLPVHTTRTRCVLGSVLESQPCVQSSDESLTFTSAHPFQRPKGGLHSGPGIQNKQDVSIPGTIQPAARHSGQNPALLGKKAPETPEVVSSKIAQTSGNILGGGHVLHPPSLARGPDVSKEPCLQPAACPQGQGHKLSLRAPGKRQAQVHIQTGQNSPKKLRLGHSPTPRGNTCRPGSEARKSLPAWQDTSGIGLKGSPQVIRKTPAHDSSMDLRPPKESPFLNPVEPCTKSSPPAPGCVPRQPLRMLFKRMHKNWWRSRLIADLPSSPAAKTSALADTPPYLDESERPSSHEPLSVLYEDLQVSSSSEDSDME